One part of the Desulfovibrio litoralis DSM 11393 genome encodes these proteins:
- the rlmD gene encoding 23S rRNA (uracil(1939)-C(5))-methyltransferase RlmD, giving the protein MMNITTENKTTTLQINDMIELDITALAVGGRGVARYNGMVFFVEQALPGQKVLAKITVLKPRMGEAELMQVIKPSQHESAPLCKHFGACGGCDWQTLEYNQQLFWKKQIFIDCLTRIGKYTNQEIDKLNLQLPLASPKREFFRNKMEFAFSEASNNTQNEQGEQDEKKSRPLVGLKQRFSHNVEEITDCKLQTPLTMRILELTREWLDEEVKKGHRLNAWVENFDKKNNSKHYPKQDHAKAQALLRHLVVREPELCLQTEQAEQKQCLVELITTPFHLREASLFKRLGLKLLNVLAQEYGDSLSFGFIHSVRADKASVAQGEKIVQSFGTLLLKEKLGDITLQFDARSFMQTNTGLSNLLINKAKDLCLDLLPSSAVIWDLYCGVGTFALSFAQAFQEKNCSCEIFGMELAPASIFHAKENAKNNNLDNCTFLQANAETTLKNKKLLSSWTKPDLVFLDPPRTGIKESLCQELLQLAPQYICCVSCYPATLARDLNHLKSKYTLVSAEVFDMFPHSSHLESLVLLKRKI; this is encoded by the coding sequence ATGATGAATATAACTACTGAAAATAAAACAACAACGCTTCAAATAAACGATATGATAGAACTTGATATTACCGCTTTGGCAGTAGGCGGACGTGGCGTTGCCAGATATAACGGCATGGTTTTTTTCGTTGAGCAAGCTCTTCCGGGTCAAAAAGTTTTGGCAAAAATCACCGTTCTTAAACCCAGAATGGGCGAAGCAGAGCTTATGCAGGTTATTAAACCAAGCCAACATGAAAGCGCTCCTTTATGCAAGCATTTTGGAGCTTGCGGTGGTTGCGACTGGCAAACACTTGAATATAATCAACAATTATTCTGGAAGAAACAAATATTTATTGACTGCTTAACTCGTATTGGTAAATACACCAACCAAGAAATAGACAAGCTTAATCTACAACTACCTTTGGCTTCTCCAAAGCGTGAATTTTTTCGTAACAAAATGGAATTTGCCTTTTCCGAAGCTTCCAACAACACACAGAATGAACAGGGCGAACAAGATGAAAAGAAATCACGCCCTTTAGTCGGTTTAAAACAAAGATTTTCACACAACGTGGAAGAAATTACCGATTGCAAACTCCAAACGCCTTTGACCATGAGAATTTTGGAATTAACCAGAGAATGGCTTGATGAAGAAGTTAAAAAAGGGCACAGATTAAACGCTTGGGTAGAAAATTTTGATAAAAAAAATAATTCAAAACATTACCCTAAACAAGATCATGCCAAGGCTCAAGCCTTGTTGCGCCATTTGGTCGTGCGTGAACCCGAGTTATGTTTGCAAACAGAACAAGCTGAACAAAAACAATGTTTGGTCGAATTAATCACAACTCCGTTTCATCTTAGAGAAGCAAGTTTATTTAAACGCTTAGGGCTTAAATTGCTTAATGTTTTAGCCCAAGAATATGGCGATAGTTTAAGCTTTGGCTTTATCCATTCCGTGCGTGCCGACAAAGCCTCTGTTGCCCAAGGTGAAAAAATCGTCCAAAGTTTTGGGACTTTGCTTTTAAAAGAAAAACTCGGTGATATAACTTTACAGTTTGACGCTCGTTCTTTTATGCAAACCAATACAGGTCTTAGTAATCTGCTTATCAACAAAGCCAAAGACTTGTGTCTGGATTTATTGCCAAGTTCGGCGGTAATTTGGGACTTATATTGCGGAGTCGGAACTTTTGCCTTAAGTTTTGCTCAGGCATTTCAAGAAAAAAACTGTTCTTGCGAAATATTTGGAATGGAACTCGCTCCGGCCTCTATTTTTCATGCCAAAGAAAACGCAAAAAACAATAATCTCGATAACTGCACGTTTTTACAGGCAAATGCTGAAACCACATTAAAAAATAAAAAGCTTTTAAGCTCTTGGACAAAACCTGACTTAGTCTTTTTAGACCCACCTCGTACAGGTATAAAAGAAAGTCTTTGTCAAGAATTGCTTCAGCTTGCTCCGCAATATATTTGTTGTGTGTCTTGTTATCCTGCCACTTTAGCCAGAGACTTAAATCATCTCAAATCAAAGTATACGCTTGTTTCAGCCGAAGTTTTCGATATGTTTCCTCATTCAAGTCATCTTGAGAGCTTGGTATTATTAAAACGCAAGATTTAA
- a CDS encoding UbiX family flavin prenyltransferase, whose product MQKIIVGVSGASGMPFAFSLLTSLKKLDIQIHLIVSDSAKQVLALEHDQDYTEDKLKQLADCVYSINNMGAAIASGSWGYSNKAKNQGSCLGMVICPCSMSSLASIAHGINSNLLHRAADVTLKERRKLVLVPRETPFSSLHLENMLKLSGLGAVIMPPCLAFYTQKPQSEKQKSDNNQELNDLIQNFSGRVLDQFGIEHDLCSRWGL is encoded by the coding sequence ATGCAAAAAATCATAGTCGGTGTAAGCGGTGCAAGCGGAATGCCTTTTGCTTTTTCCTTGTTAACCTCTTTAAAAAAACTTGATATCCAAATCCACTTAATTGTCTCTGACTCTGCGAAACAAGTTTTAGCTCTTGAACACGACCAAGATTATACCGAAGACAAACTAAAACAACTGGCAGATTGCGTTTACTCAATTAATAATATGGGGGCGGCGATTGCTAGCGGATCATGGGGATATTCCAATAAAGCAAAAAATCAAGGCTCTTGTTTGGGAATGGTGATTTGCCCTTGCTCAATGAGTTCTCTGGCAAGTATCGCCCACGGAATAAACTCAAACCTTTTACACAGAGCCGCCGACGTAACCTTGAAAGAAAGACGTAAATTGGTTCTTGTTCCGAGAGAAACCCCTTTTTCTAGCCTTCATTTAGAAAATATGTTAAAATTAAGTGGGCTTGGTGCTGTAATTATGCCACCTTGTTTGGCTTTTTATACCCAAAAACCTCAAAGCGAAAAGCAAAAATCAGATAATAATCAAGAGCTTAATGACTTGATACAAAACTTTTCCGGGCGTGTTTTAGATCAATTTGGCATTGAACACGACCTTTGTTCTCGTTGGGGTTTATAA
- a CDS encoding BPL-N domain-containing protein — translation MFEPSKCWVLWDASQLWGILVIHALKAFDIPFRVVSIKEITQELNSDKRPNLLIVPGGTARLKSQALGQTGKQAILSFVATGGNYLGFCGGAGLGLNNKNTLGLCPWERETIADRLQHLVSGYMLTDLNHQHELVPKTIKNAPDASQTCSPLPIWYPGRFGTNTSHTNFNQNNPINQSKVEVLAAYNSAGPDFRVADLALSSLPKGTLQAWEKEYGICIGSGFMQQQPCIVHGKYGQGSYTLSYSHLETPASPSANLFFSHLLEKLAELKVGQNIIEKWNIAEMPLVWHEKTLEKARLIIQDLFNLGFEHYLFYERSSWLIGWKTGIPGANMNNLRIALAVLLSEEPSQAMLKKWSELKHEFETDLELFHKNVTHLLLAERLAGTLAKTAPEAIRLAELQAKRLELFGHPMEGGGLYLKLWTKLDALLRAKWIN, via the coding sequence TTGTTTGAACCGTCAAAATGTTGGGTTTTGTGGGACGCATCGCAACTTTGGGGAATCTTGGTGATCCACGCCCTCAAAGCCTTTGATATTCCCTTTAGAGTTGTCTCAATAAAAGAAATAACCCAAGAATTGAACTCTGACAAGAGACCAAACTTATTAATAGTTCCCGGCGGAACAGCCAGATTAAAAAGCCAAGCTTTGGGTCAAACAGGTAAACAGGCGATCTTAAGCTTTGTTGCAACAGGCGGAAATTATTTAGGTTTTTGCGGTGGAGCCGGGCTTGGTTTAAACAATAAAAACACTTTGGGGCTTTGTCCTTGGGAACGTGAAACTATCGCCGACCGTTTGCAACATTTGGTAAGTGGCTATATGCTCACTGATTTAAACCATCAACATGAACTTGTTCCCAAAACAATAAAAAACGCACCTGACGCAAGCCAAACTTGTTCCCCATTACCGATTTGGTATCCCGGACGCTTTGGAACAAACACAAGCCACACAAATTTCAATCAAAATAACCCAATAAACCAATCAAAAGTTGAAGTTCTCGCCGCTTACAATAGTGCCGGACCAGATTTCAGAGTCGCCGACCTCGCTTTAAGCTCTCTTCCAAAAGGGACTTTACAGGCTTGGGAAAAAGAATACGGAATTTGTATCGGTAGCGGTTTTATGCAACAGCAACCTTGTATTGTACATGGAAAATATGGACAAGGTTCTTATACTTTAAGTTATAGCCACTTGGAAACGCCGGCTTCCCCCTCGGCAAATCTGTTTTTTTCACATCTTTTGGAAAAACTAGCCGAGTTAAAAGTAGGGCAGAATATTATAGAAAAATGGAATATCGCCGAAATGCCACTTGTTTGGCATGAAAAAACATTGGAAAAAGCACGGTTGATAATCCAAGATTTATTTAATTTGGGTTTTGAACATTATCTCTTTTACGAGCGTTCAAGTTGGCTTATTGGTTGGAAAACCGGAATACCCGGAGCAAATATGAATAACCTGCGAATTGCTTTGGCGGTTTTATTATCAGAAGAACCCAGTCAAGCCATGTTGAAAAAATGGTCTGAGTTAAAACACGAATTTGAAACCGATTTGGAATTATTTCATAAAAACGTTACGCATCTTTTATTGGCTGAACGCCTCGCCGGAACTTTAGCAAAAACTGCCCCCGAAGCCATACGTTTAGCAGAATTACAGGCAAAACGCCTTGAACTTTTCGGCCACCCCATGGAAGGCGGAGGTTTATATTTAAAACTCTGGACTAAGCTTGACGCTCTTTTGCGTGCAAAATGGATTAACTAA
- the fliW gene encoding flagellar assembly protein FliW, giving the protein MANSNKKEIETRLGKRTITLDKIITFPRGIIGYEEKREFTLLQLKEDAPFLLLQSTEDSQLGFLVCDPFSFFNDYQIKVGDAEQLLLQIERVDQVAVLCTVTIPLGKPEDISINLSGPILINHEAHIGLQVPQVETKYQSRIYLNKLNKLTD; this is encoded by the coding sequence ATGGCAAACAGCAACAAAAAAGAAATAGAAACCAGATTAGGCAAAAGAACTATTACCTTAGATAAAATAATTACCTTTCCGCGTGGTATTATCGGGTATGAGGAAAAAAGAGAATTTACTCTTTTACAACTTAAAGAAGATGCACCTTTCTTGCTTTTACAAAGCACGGAAGACTCACAGCTTGGTTTTTTGGTCTGTGATCCTTTTAGCTTTTTTAACGATTATCAAATAAAAGTCGGTGATGCAGAACAACTTTTATTACAAATAGAAAGAGTTGACCAAGTCGCCGTACTTTGTACGGTTACTATTCCCTTAGGTAAACCCGAAGATATTTCAATTAATTTAAGCGGCCCGATTTTAATTAACCACGAAGCCCATATCGGGTTGCAAGTTCCACAGGTAGAAACTAAATATCAATCAAGAATTTACCTGAATAAACTAAATAAACTAACAGATTAA
- the csrA gene encoding carbon storage regulator CsrA, whose protein sequence is MLILTRRAGESIFIGDDVHITILSVHGKQVKLGLELPRDMIVYREELYQKIKEENRSALEFNPSDLLEAPELWQTATKKK, encoded by the coding sequence ATGTTGATTCTAACCCGTCGTGCAGGAGAGAGTATTTTTATCGGTGATGATGTTCATATCACCATTCTCAGCGTGCATGGCAAACAAGTAAAGCTCGGTTTAGAACTGCCCCGTGATATGATTGTATATCGCGAAGAATTATATCAAAAAATTAAAGAAGAAAACCGTTCAGCACTTGAATTTAACCCTTCTGACCTTTTGGAAGCTCCCGAATTATGGCAAACAGCAACAAAAAAGAAATAG
- a CDS encoding FlgO family outer membrane protein: MRSSFLKIMILCSVLMPFNSQVSAQTEVFGSSGQQVQSGDRTQVDPGAVVSTDGSVRAHINGVRTTANIIDRNYTGYFLPDGRGGVLFQPGQEIKPLNPRYIDAREIKLKVRELAEQLTQDLPSSLQNSVILPTAFVTQDNFDMTSSFGRYIAEQLFFEFNQRGMNVKEYRLDKSIRMTEGVGERALSRRKKTKAINRANTLVVVGNYFSTKDAVMLNASLVDGKTQSIIRSANLVFEQTPVSRAMIARRSSSAQAVGVGIRAFPRPAPKQTTPNASSPFDLGQDIH; the protein is encoded by the coding sequence ATGAGAAGCAGTTTTTTGAAAATAATGATTTTATGTTCTGTCTTGATGCCTTTTAATAGCCAAGTTTCAGCACAAACCGAGGTCTTTGGTTCTTCCGGGCAACAAGTACAAAGCGGAGACAGAACTCAAGTTGATCCGGGTGCCGTGGTCAGCACAGACGGTAGCGTTCGTGCTCATATAAACGGAGTAAGGACTACGGCGAATATTATAGATAGAAACTATACCGGTTACTTTTTGCCTGATGGCAGGGGCGGAGTTTTATTTCAACCCGGTCAGGAAATTAAACCACTCAACCCAAGATATATTGATGCCCGTGAAATTAAGTTAAAAGTAAGAGAGTTAGCGGAACAATTAACTCAAGATTTACCATCAAGCTTACAAAACAGCGTAATTTTACCAACGGCTTTTGTTACTCAAGATAATTTTGATATGACTTCGTCTTTTGGGCGTTATATTGCCGAACAACTATTTTTTGAGTTTAATCAACGTGGAATGAATGTTAAAGAATATCGCCTAGATAAAAGTATTCGCATGACAGAGGGAGTTGGTGAAAGGGCTTTATCTCGTCGTAAGAAAACTAAAGCAATCAATAGAGCAAATACGCTTGTTGTTGTAGGTAATTATTTTTCCACGAAAGATGCGGTAATGTTGAACGCCAGTTTGGTTGACGGAAAAACGCAGTCAATTATTCGCTCTGCTAATTTGGTTTTTGAACAAACTCCGGTGAGCCGTGCAATGATCGCAAGACGTAGCAGTAGTGCTCAGGCGGTGGGCGTTGGCATAAGAGCCTTTCCAAGACCGGCCCCAAAACAGACAACACCAAATGCGTCTAGTCCTTTTGACCTTGGTCAGGATATTCATTAA
- a CDS encoding DVU0524 family FlgM-associated protein, whose translation MENKSFYIRNMLQHYDRQLINGRRIARYRNDLYGSEIKDDVKLKQEKRRQLVERVAKEIIENILMAGDENSIVKEVRETLEKEVGLRLTFKFPPLGYDIEVLQETPEGNTPLNFDAKHNLLDRLWRITLEKVNATML comes from the coding sequence GTGGAAAATAAGTCGTTCTATATTCGTAATATGTTACAACATTATGATCGCCAGTTGATTAATGGTCGTCGTATTGCTCGTTATCGCAATGACTTATATGGTTCAGAGATAAAAGATGACGTTAAGCTTAAGCAAGAAAAACGCAGACAGCTTGTTGAAAGGGTGGCAAAAGAGATTATTGAAAATATTTTAATGGCGGGAGACGAAAATTCTATTGTAAAAGAAGTTCGAGAAACTCTTGAAAAAGAAGTTGGTCTTAGACTTACCTTTAAGTTCCCTCCGCTTGGTTATGATATTGAAGTATTACAAGAAACACCCGAAGGCAATACGCCTTTAAACTTTGATGCGAAACATAATTTATTAGATCGTTTGTGGAGAATTACTCTCGAAAAAGTTAATGCTACAATGCTATGA
- a CDS encoding FlgO family outer membrane protein, whose protein sequence is MSFFSSSRTSYLALGIFTILCVTMGFYLILTNVQKVGATDAPMQEIPNFGIVPKAGSALARQIDRQISGGMGKSEGGGADGFSMIVTVPADINNLEQTNPLSRQVAEEMARWFVQAGYHVNDVRMGSNVLIDPEKTELILSRKASLLRSNRANVMGVLVGTYTTTRNNIRFNVRMVQANGNEVLGMATVTIPLDQEARGLLVNRDGGGAAIMPSVLTRLPLADSSKP, encoded by the coding sequence ATGTCTTTTTTCTCATCTTCACGAACATCTTATTTGGCACTGGGAATTTTTACAATACTTTGTGTAACAATGGGATTTTATTTGATTTTAACCAATGTTCAAAAGGTAGGAGCAACTGATGCTCCCATGCAGGAAATTCCAAATTTTGGAATAGTTCCTAAAGCCGGTTCAGCGTTGGCAAGACAAATAGACCGCCAAATTTCAGGCGGTATGGGTAAATCTGAAGGCGGCGGAGCAGACGGTTTTTCAATGATTGTTACCGTACCTGCCGATATTAATAACTTGGAACAAACAAACCCCTTATCTCGTCAAGTTGCCGAAGAAATGGCTCGTTGGTTTGTTCAAGCCGGTTACCACGTTAACGACGTGCGTATGGGGTCAAATGTTTTGATTGATCCGGAAAAAACAGAATTGATACTATCTCGTAAAGCTTCTTTGCTACGTTCCAATAGAGCGAATGTAATGGGCGTTTTAGTCGGAACTTATACGACTACTCGTAACAATATCCGCTTTAATGTAAGAATGGTGCAAGCAAACGGAAATGAAGTTTTGGGTATGGCGACTGTTACTATTCCTCTAGATCAAGAAGCCAGAGGGCTTTTGGTGAATAGAGACGGAGGCGGAGCTGCAATTATGCCGTCTGTTTTAACAAGACTGCCTTTAGCTGATTCTTCCAAACCATAA
- the cobM gene encoding precorrin-4 C(11)-methyltransferase: MLNNKVYFIGAGPGDPELITVKGQRLIQQADLIIYTGSLVPKEVLMWASPKATVINSASLDLNELCKLMINGVKEGKLVARVQTGDPSLYGAIQEQISELNRADIRWEIVPGVSSAFAAAAAAGISFTLPELTQSLIFTRLEGRTPSPESEQLHLLAQHKTSMAIYLSAGHQKRLKEELKKAKLPDETPIIAVYCASQPEQKIIYTTLLNLEEDTKDLVKQTIFLILPAHLKEKEAALSRLYATEFQHAFRQK, translated from the coding sequence ATGTTAAACAATAAAGTTTATTTTATCGGAGCCGGTCCCGGAGACCCCGAACTCATTACCGTAAAAGGGCAACGCCTAATTCAACAGGCTGATTTAATTATATATACAGGTTCGTTGGTTCCTAAAGAAGTTTTAATGTGGGCTTCGCCGAAAGCAACGGTTATTAATTCCGCCTCGCTTGATTTAAACGAACTTTGCAAGCTTATGATAAACGGAGTCAAAGAGGGCAAACTTGTCGCCAGAGTGCAAACGGGCGACCCAAGTTTATATGGTGCAATTCAAGAACAAATTAGTGAACTTAATCGGGCAGATATTCGATGGGAAATTGTTCCGGGTGTAAGTTCGGCTTTTGCCGCCGCCGCAGCAGCAGGTATTTCTTTTACCTTACCCGAATTAACTCAAAGCCTTATTTTTACACGTTTGGAAGGACGCACTCCAAGCCCTGAATCTGAACAGTTACACCTGCTTGCACAACATAAAACCAGTATGGCAATTTATCTTTCGGCGGGGCATCAAAAAAGATTGAAAGAAGAGCTAAAAAAAGCCAAACTTCCCGACGAAACGCCAATTATTGCGGTTTATTGTGCGAGTCAACCAGAACAAAAAATAATTTATACCACGCTCTTAAACTTGGAAGAAGACACAAAAGATTTGGTTAAACAAACTATCTTTTTAATACTTCCCGCTCATTTAAAAGAAAAAGAGGCCGCCCTTTCTCGCTTGTATGCCACCGAATTTCAACACGCTTTTCGGCAAAAATAA
- the cbiD gene encoding cobalt-precorrin-5B (C(1))-methyltransferase CbiD, with translation MEKNSTQPAKKDTTKKNKKNLKEGFTTGTASSAAAGAAAWALFYHKQLKEYPTLVPPFTLKKEEVFKEQNHFVYIPANEKRLTIPIHKVHCENLEDGTFIASATVVKDGGDDPDVTHNAKIEAKVFLFELDLKATPAENLDKIQQKAEKNGAKSRPICLENNIFLFAGTGVGIASLPGLPIEVGEPAINPDPRMQIAATLSEVRDSFFTNDKAQDNQREHQEAFSSLVAIISVENGEQIATKTLNPKLGIVGGISILGTRGTVKPFSHEAWEHSIIQALKVNKALGAETVVLCTGRRSEELIQKKYPELIPQAFIQAADYVGSALKESASQGFKKIVWACFWGKLVKLAQGFENTHAHRNNLELNFLTDKLSSIIKEPINSPDEMACKQDLKILEQKIKTANTAREALVYIKESNQDIAKRLIEFVGSSAFNHASKIIFSEKNKNNLALNFELICFDFDGTVLFQQEKSFMN, from the coding sequence ATGGAAAAAAACTCGACTCAACCCGCCAAAAAAGACACCACAAAAAAAAATAAAAAAAACTTGAAAGAAGGTTTTACTACGGGAACAGCGAGTTCTGCCGCCGCCGGAGCCGCCGCTTGGGCTTTGTTTTATCACAAACAACTTAAGGAATATCCAACTTTAGTTCCGCCTTTTACTCTAAAAAAAGAGGAAGTTTTTAAAGAGCAAAATCATTTTGTATATATTCCGGCAAATGAAAAGCGTTTAACAATTCCTATTCATAAGGTTCACTGTGAAAATTTGGAAGATGGAACTTTTATCGCTTCGGCAACTGTTGTTAAAGACGGTGGTGATGACCCTGATGTAACTCACAATGCCAAAATAGAGGCAAAAGTTTTTTTGTTTGAGCTTGATTTAAAAGCTACTCCTGCGGAAAATTTAGATAAAATACAACAAAAAGCCGAAAAAAACGGAGCTAAAAGTCGCCCGATCTGTTTAGAAAACAATATATTTCTATTTGCAGGAACAGGAGTCGGCATTGCAAGCTTGCCGGGTTTACCGATTGAGGTCGGAGAACCGGCGATTAACCCTGATCCCCGCATGCAAATTGCGGCAACTCTGAGCGAAGTTAGAGACTCTTTTTTTACAAACGACAAAGCTCAAGACAATCAAAGAGAACACCAAGAAGCTTTCTCAAGCTTGGTGGCGATAATCAGCGTTGAAAACGGCGAACAAATCGCAACAAAAACACTTAACCCAAAGCTTGGCATTGTTGGCGGAATTTCTATTTTAGGCACAAGGGGAACGGTTAAACCCTTTAGCCATGAAGCTTGGGAACATTCAATAATACAGGCACTAAAAGTAAATAAAGCCCTCGGTGCGGAAACTGTGGTTTTGTGTACGGGCAGACGCAGTGAAGAACTTATCCAAAAAAAATACCCGGAATTAATTCCTCAAGCCTTTATTCAAGCCGCCGATTATGTCGGTTCGGCGTTAAAAGAGTCTGCCTCACAAGGCTTTAAAAAAATAGTTTGGGCATGTTTCTGGGGTAAACTAGTTAAATTAGCTCAAGGTTTTGAAAATACTCACGCCCATCGTAATAACTTGGAATTAAACTTTTTAACCGATAAGTTAAGTTCTATCATCAAAGAACCAATCAATAGTCCTGATGAAATGGCGTGCAAACAAGACCTTAAAATACTTGAGCAAAAAATAAAAACTGCCAATACGGCAAGAGAAGCTCTTGTCTATATTAAAGAAAGCAACCAAGATATTGCCAAAAGGCTTATTGAATTTGTGGGATCATCTGCATTTAACCATGCCTCAAAAATAATTTTTTCTGAAAAAAACAAAAATAACCTTGCTTTGAACTTTGAGCTAATTTGTTTTGATTTTGACGGAACTGTTTTATTTCAACAAGAAAAGTCGTTCATGAATTAA
- a CDS encoding bifunctional cobalt-precorrin-7 (C(5))-methyltransferase/cobalt-precorrin-6B (C(15))-methyltransferase has product MEKNYICVVGLGVKNSKLGCHPDFSAVASKIIAEADILAGGREQLSYFANHSAEQVVMTKNLNGFFSTLEEHYKQNKKVVVLADGDPLCFGIGTRIKEYFGLEMVKFFPNISSIQALMAFLGLNLPDLTFVSLHGRNSWNEFDIALNTNKTIVLFTDRFSTPKVVANYMLERGADCFICHVCEELEETAQGFIPKKYFKASVIETAQNNDFLHVESITGYACKRILVFEPTPRQELRPTLIPGQPSYMFASYKTAVMSGFMTRNVACSILRPEPQHLVWDLGAGSGGMSIEIAAHVPRGRVISVEKKTEQLANLYENRKKFTATNLEIIEGTFPECLVLPTFLNQPDRIFIGGGFGPNNCKNKENAFVLFRKIWDCLKDNGRLVATCVLLETLILLQECFNEINVIPDVFNINTSQALALAGGMRFVADNPVFIVASTKISTQQDDPLSHRAY; this is encoded by the coding sequence ATGGAAAAAAATTATATTTGTGTTGTCGGACTGGGGGTCAAAAATTCTAAATTGGGTTGCCACCCCGATTTCTCCGCCGTTGCGTCAAAAATTATTGCGGAAGCAGATATTTTGGCGGGCGGACGTGAACAGCTAAGTTATTTTGCAAATCACAGTGCCGAACAAGTTGTCATGACAAAAAATTTAAACGGTTTTTTTTCAACTTTAGAAGAACACTATAAACAAAACAAAAAAGTTGTCGTATTGGCAGACGGCGACCCTTTGTGTTTTGGGATAGGCACACGCATTAAAGAATATTTTGGTCTTGAAATGGTAAAATTTTTTCCAAATATTTCAAGTATCCAAGCTTTGATGGCGTTTTTAGGGTTAAACTTACCTGATTTAACTTTTGTCAGTTTACACGGACGCAACAGTTGGAACGAATTTGATATTGCTTTAAATACCAATAAAACCATAGTGCTTTTTACCGATAGATTTTCTACACCTAAAGTTGTGGCAAATTATATGCTTGAACGTGGTGCAGACTGTTTTATTTGTCATGTTTGCGAAGAGCTTGAAGAAACAGCTCAAGGTTTTATACCCAAAAAATATTTTAAGGCATCAGTCATTGAAACCGCACAAAACAACGATTTTTTGCACGTGGAAAGTATAACGGGTTATGCATGTAAACGTATTTTGGTTTTTGAACCAACACCGAGACAGGAGCTTCGCCCTACTTTGATTCCGGGGCAGCCAAGCTATATGTTTGCATCATATAAGACAGCCGTTATGTCAGGTTTTATGACCCGTAACGTTGCTTGTTCCATTTTAAGACCGGAACCGCAACATCTGGTTTGGGACTTGGGAGCCGGTTCGGGCGGTATGTCTATTGAAATTGCCGCTCATGTTCCACGCGGTCGGGTTATTTCCGTTGAGAAAAAAACCGAACAGCTGGCAAACCTTTATGAAAACCGAAAAAAGTTTACGGCAACCAACCTTGAAATTATAGAGGGAACTTTTCCCGAGTGTTTAGTTTTGCCTACTTTTCTAAACCAACCCGATAGAATTTTTATCGGCGGTGGTTTTGGTCCAAACAATTGCAAAAACAAAGAAAACGCTTTCGTTTTATTTCGTAAAATTTGGGATTGCTTAAAAGACAATGGAAGGCTGGTTGCTACTTGTGTTTTGCTTGAAACTCTGATTTTATTGCAAGAATGCTTTAACGAAATTAATGTAATCCCCGATGTTTTTAATATAAACACGAGCCAAGCTTTGGCCCTTGCCGGGGGTATGCGTTTTGTTGCCGATAACCCCGTGTTTATTGTCGCCTCAACTAAAATATCAACCCAACAAGACGACCCTTTATCTCATAGGGCATATTAA
- the flgM gene encoding flagellar biosynthesis anti-sigma factor FlgM codes for MEIKNYINEFSPLRASLEKMELQQRKAAQAKTNNSGSSDKVSLSSEGRLRTEAFQAAMSAPEVREAKVEAIRKKIADGTYTVDTKKIAERLLTEEAELFKI; via the coding sequence ATGGAAATCAAAAATTATATCAATGAATTTAGTCCGTTGCGTGCCAGTCTTGAAAAAATGGAATTGCAACAAAGAAAAGCTGCTCAAGCTAAAACAAATAACTCAGGCTCAAGCGATAAAGTAAGTTTATCGAGCGAAGGTCGTTTGCGTACCGAAGCTTTTCAAGCTGCTATGAGTGCACCCGAAGTCAGGGAAGCAAAAGTTGAAGCAATTCGCAAAAAAATAGCTGATGGAACTTATACTGTTGATACTAAAAAGATAGCCGAACGTTTATTAACTGAAGAAGCCGAACTTTTTAAGATATAG